In Mycoplasma mobile 163K, the genomic stretch TGTTGTTTTAGCAATTGATTCTTTTTCTTCTGCTATTCACTTTGAAAATTTATAAATTGCAATGAATTGAAAAATAAATCCAATTCTAAAAAAGAACCCTATAACAAGTCCTAATAAAAGAAAAATTGAAATTTCACTTGGTAATTCAGAAGATTTTGCTAAAGATAAAATACTTAAAATAAATCATACTATTGCTAATATTAATGTAAAGGAAAAAATGGTAATATTTAAAAATATGTTAGGTATTTCAACTATAAATATAATTGCTAGGACAAAAAAAATAAATAATAAAATGTCAAAAAATGCTGCTCATTTTGCAAATAGTCGAGATTTTAGCAATGTATTTTCATTGTATTCTAAGTTAAAAATCATATTTTAATTATAAACAAATTTAACTCCAAATTGTAAATGTATTTTTAAATACATTGTTAATTTTATTCTTGTTTATTTATTTTAAAAATTCCTGCTTTTTCAAAAACTTTAAACGATGTTCAAGTTAAAATGTATTCAGGATATGAATTTTTGCCTGATTTAATTAATAAAGTTTCTTCTATTTCAGATGAATTATTTAAATTTGATGTTATCTTTACATTTTCAGTAGATTCAACTTCAATTTTTTTGTAACTATTATTATTTTCTAAAATAATAGGAATAGGTAGTGATCCCTTTTTCAAGTTTTCTTCACTATTAAAATTAGAACTATTATTTTGATTTTTAATGTCATTGCTATTCTCTTTTGGAAATTTATTATGATCTGAATAATTTAAATTATCTAATAAAATGGAAATTTTTGCACTTGCAATAAATTGGAAAATAAACCCAATTTGGAAAAAGAAACCAAGAATAAGTCCTAAAAGCAACATTGTTGAAACATCATTAGGAACTGAATCTGAATTTATAACACTCATTATACTCAAAACTAATCAACTAATACTTGTTACTATTGCAACAAGAAACAAAATAATTGATAAAATTATTAATCCGGGAATAAAAAAAACAGAAGCTACCAAAAAGATTGCTAATATTAATGAAATAAAGGAAACTATTTCAAAAATGGCTGCTTTTCTTGCACAAGATCTTATCTTTAATAATTGAGAAATTTTATGATTCATAGTGATATTATAGCAAAATTCTAGAAATATAAATTCTCATTTTTAAAAATAAAATCACTACTTTAAACTATTAAAATTTAGTTCATTTGATAATATTAATTTTTTAGCCTTTTAATTTCATTTTTCATTTTAATAGATGCTATAAATTGAAAAACAAACCCTATCTTAAAAATAATTCCTAGAAATAGTCCTAATCCAAGCATTAATTGTATAAATGATTTATTACTATTTTTAGATAACGTTAATCAATTTACAAAAATTCAAATACTAAAAAATAATCAAACTATCGAACTAATAAAAAATAAGGACATAAAAAACATAACAAGAATAAAAGCACTATCTAGTGAGCCATTTATGAAAATATTTATTAGTAAAAAAATTGTCGAAAAAATTATAGAAACAATAGAAACAAGTTCAAGAATTACTGTAATAACTGAAATTTTAAAATTAAATTTGTAAACTTGTAAATTGGAACGAGGCTCAATTTTTTTAATATTAAAAGAAATAAAAATACTTGCTATAAATTGAAAAATAAAACCTATCCCAATAAAACCTAAAATTAAACCTAAATTCAACATTAAAACAATTGATGATTTTCTATTTTCAATTATTGTAGAGGAAAAATGAGTTGCTTTTTTTAAAGCAAGAATACTATATGTGAATCAAAATGGAACACTAAAAAATAAAGAAAATAAAATAATAAATGCTGTATGCCAAAAAGTATAAATAATATGTATTAAAAAAAACTCAAGTGAAAACTTAGATGAAAGTGGGTTGAGTGAAGTTGAAAGTGAACTAGAAAGTGAACTAAATACCAAACGAAAGAAAATTCCTAAAATAATTGATAGAAAAACAGTTAAACCTAGAATTGATGCTTTAGAAGAAAGGTTAAAAACTTGTTTATATAATTCTAAAGATAATTGATTGTTTATAATCTTTTTTTGGTCTTCATTTACTTGTAAGTTATTCATTTAAACATTATACAAAATAATGAATAAAAAATAAAATTTTCAAATCAAACTTTGAATATTTCTTAAATGTAAAAAAGTAATTAATAAATAAGGTATTTTTATATATGGCAGGGGCTACAGGAATCGAACCCGTGCACATGGGTTTGGAATCCATTGTACTACCACTATACTAAGCCCCTAATAATTTTTATATTATAGTTAAATAAAAATAATTTAAAAATAAAATTTATTTTCTTTATAATAAACATGTTAGCCAATTGACATGATAAAGATTATTGAAAAGCAAGGCAAATTGCTGATCAACTCTTTTGTGAATTAAATTCATGACTCATTCAATTAATTATTATGCTAACAATGATTTGGCATGATAATTAACTTTAATTTATTTTATTAAAATAAATTGCATGCCTTTTCATTTTATGAAGGGACTTATGATTATAAAAGAGAATAATTTCAAAAAATTTTTTTTGAAATTATCACTTAATGAAAAATATTCTGATTTAGTTTTCACAGAATTAAAAAAATATGAAAATCAAGAATCTGAAAAAACAGCTACTTACAAATTTAAAATAAGTAAAAAAATCATTTTAATAGAAGGAAAAGAAGATAGAATTCTTCTAAGAACACTGAAATGAATTGACGATATTGTTGATAAAATTCTTCGTGAATTTAATTTGAGTTTTGGAATCAATATTAATTTTAAAAACAGATTTACTAGCAATGAAAATAATAATTTAATTATTTTTAATTTTTATAGCAATGATTTGAAAATTGCTTTGGAAGAATTAGATGATCTAATTTTGGATTTAAATATTTCTGAAAAGCAAAATTTAATTTCATTTAGATTTGACTTTGATTCTGTTTTTCAAGAAAGTAAAAGTATATTAATGGAAACATCTGATGGATTTTTCAACATGAAATCTTTTGAAGTTCCATCGCACAATAAAGAATTTGTAATCAAATGAAATGGGGACTTAAAAAAAATAGTTAATGCAAGAATCCACTATAAATGTATGACTTCAGAGGTTTTTGGTTCAATTATGTGTGATTGCAAAGATCAATTGGAAAGCTTTAATGAATTAATGAAAAAAGAGGGTGGACTTTTACTTTATGCTTATGAAGAAGGAAGAGGATTCGGAATGTTACATAAATTAAATGCTTATTACAACACTGAAAAAGAAGGTTTAGATACTGTTGATGCCATGATAAAAGAGACAGGAAAAACAGAAGCAAGGAAATTTGATATGGCAGGAGAAATAATAAGAAAATTAGGAATTAAAGAAGTCAATTTATATACAAATAATCCAAGAAAAATAATTCCTTTATTAGATAGAAGAATCAAAGTAAATAGGAAAAAACATTGAACTGAAACAAAGTCTAAAGAAGCAAAGAAATATACTGAAGATAAAATTAAAAAAATGGAGCATTTAGAATAATATGAATGATGAAAAAAAGAAAGGACTCA encodes the following:
- a CDS encoding GTP cyclohydrolase II yields the protein MIIKENNFKKFFLKLSLNEKYSDLVFTELKKYENQESEKTATYKFKISKKIILIEGKEDRILLRTLKWIDDIVDKILREFNLSFGININFKNRFTSNENNNLIIFNFYSNDLKIALEELDDLILDLNISEKQNLISFRFDFDSVFQESKSILMETSDGFFNMKSFEVPSHNKEFVIKWNGDLKKIVNARIHYKCMTSEVFGSIMCDCKDQLESFNELMKKEGGLLLYAYEEGRGFGMLHKLNAYYNTEKEGLDTVDAMIKETGKTEARKFDMAGEIIRKLGIKEVNLYTNNPRKIIPLLDRRIKVNRKKHWTETKSKEAKKYTEDKIKKMEHLE